In Beijerinckia indica subsp. indica ATCC 9039, the genomic window CAATATCCTGCAGACCGAAAAAGATTGAAGGCCGTGCCCCGAGATAACGCCCGAGCACGATATGATTGACGCCACAACGCCGCCAAACCCGATGCAGGCTTGATTCATAAATCGAGGTGACTTGGGTGACGCCGTGGTCGAGCCCGAACTGGCAGATGCCGAGGATCAGTTCGCAGGCTGTGCGAGAAATCCCGTTCGGCTGGATGACCTGATCATCGAAGACGACAAAACGTGTGATTTCCCAAATCGTCGGTGAGCGAATGACGAGACCAGGGAACATATTGTGAAAGACATGTGTCGCCATATGATCAGTAATCGTGCTGAGCAGGCGGACCGATCCGAATAGTTCGCCCGAGGGGCCCATCACGCAGAGATAAACTGTGTCGTCACGGTCGAATTCATCGATTTCCAGATTATCGGATGTGACTTTGACATCCCATTTCTTCTGGTCATGAAAGATAATCCGCCTCTGCCGAAACATTTCGGTGAAGAGCTCTGGATTTTCGTCTCGTTCATAACCGCATACTAGGCGCAACATTGGACATCCCTCGATCAATAGAGATGATCCATGTTGTCTGCGCAGGCTCTGCGAGCCTATTCCCCGAATCGGGGAGTTCAACGAATCAAGCCGGCCCGGATTGCCTTGGCGACAGCGTGAATACGATTGAGGGCGCCCAATTTATAGCGCGCGGAGTCGAGATGCGCCTTGACGGTTTCCTGTGAAATCCGCATCAGCACAGAAATATCTTCGAGCGTCTTGCCTTCCGCGGACCAACTCAAGGCCTCGATTTCCCGCTTGGTGATCGTGTTGATATCGATCCCTTCATCTTGATGATGCATTTCAAACGCGCGTTGCTGAATGAAATGGGCGACATGCACCATGTCGCGGATCAGTTCATAATGGCGTGCCTGCCATTCTGCCTGTGTATCATCTGTGGTCATGCAGAAGAGGGCCCAAAGGCCATTGGTTGGGCCCCTGACCGGAATAGTGAGGCCCTGGCGGCCGACGCCGAAATCCGTCGCCTCTCCGAAAAATTTCTGAATTTTCGGAGAACTCCGGGGTAATTTGGCCCAATCGATCGGAAGCAGCGACCGCGCGCCGACATTGATCACCGGATCGAGGTTGACGTAATTGCGCTCTCGATAATGCTCGATCCATTCCTGACTATAGGTGCCGAGAATATAAGGATCCGTAATTGTGCGGCCCGGGAGACTGGGACAGATATAGAAGATATTCTTCAATTCATAATATTTTTGAATAAAAACCGCGAATTCTTCCAGAGTTCTCTCTGAAAGGTTTGCTTCGAGATCAAGCAATTGGGTGATGGCGACGTTTTCCGTCGACGCATTCGCAGCCCAGGACGCCGGTGATCGAAGCGTTGTAGGCTTGAGGAGAGCGGAGCCGTTTTTCGCTGCGCACATGAGCCGCGTTGCCTCGGTTGGATCTCTCCATAGGAGATCAATTGCATAGGATGAGATTAAAGTTAGCGCAATTTCTGGAACTTCGCCACGATTTAGCCTTAGTGCTTAAAGCAACCTCAAGTCGCAGAAAGGGGCCAAACAGGGGCGCAATTCGGAATCGTTCGTTTCCGGATGGTCGAGAGTTCTTTCTCTAACCGTAGAGCATAGGTTGTAAAAAGAGCTTTCCGCTAAACAGCGGTAAAGAAATTTCCAAAGGCTACGCGCCTGTGACAGAAGATCGGCCGGCAAAAATTAGCGTGGCCTTGGCTACAACCGGAAGTTATAATTATCACTTAAATGTGAACGTTAGAATAGTCAAGCTTTAGAATAGTCAAGCTTCAGCACAAAGCATTCATGTGTAACGCACGCGCGTTTGGATGCTTCAGGGAAGCGAACCAGCGGCTGGATTTCTGCCTTCGAGCATGGCGCCATAACTTCCGCTTTCCCTCATCCGTCGCTGAAACGTCGGAAAGCCTGGCTCTTGAAAGGGTGGCGCCACGACTTCGGCTACATAGGGGGGATAGTGCCTCTTTACTGCTTTGACGCGAGACATTTTGGCAAAAGCTCCCGTCGACAATGCCAGCAGAAGAGTTAAGCCGAGGATCAGAGTTCGCTGATGATTTCCTATCATCGCATGTTCCTCTTCAAACTTGTCGGCGTCTCTTCCCGTAAACTCCTTGAATATTTTCATGTCCAGGATCATCAGCGAAAGTCGAGGAAAGCTGGAACGGCCTCATCGCACTTTGATCTGCTCATTGGATCGCTGGAGAAGTTGAGGATTTACTTGGTAGTGAAGGGTGAAAAGCTCAACCTGTGAATTGGGCATGGCCCATATGCTTCTATCGCAGTGAGGTGGGCTTGCGTTGCATAGCCGACGTGGTTTTCGAAGCCATAGGCTGGATAGAGAGCTGAAAGACGCTGCATCAATCGATCGCGCGCGACCTTGGCGACGATCGAGGCTGCGGCAATCGACAAGGAGCGGGCATCGCCCTTGATGATGGTTTCGCCTGGACACCCCAGGTCTTCGGGCAAGTCATTGCCATCGACCAGTACATAATGCGGTGCCAAGGCGAGAGCGGGCAGGGTGCGCCGCATGGCCGTCAAGGTGGCTTGGCGAATATTGATGCGATCGATCTCACCCGGACCTACGCAGGCTATGGCCACGGCCAGGGCGCGCGCCAGGATCAGATCATAGAGCGCCTCGCGCTGCTCGGCGGAAAGCATTTTTGAATCGTTGAGGCCTTGCGGCAAATTCTTTGGGTCGAGGATGACGGCGGCCGCGGTCACAGGGCCGGCCAGCGGCCCACGCCCCACTTCGTCAATGCCGGCGATCAGGGTAAAGCCACGCTTTCGCAAGCGTTTCTCGAAGGTGAAATCCGGTTGGGACGGATTGGAGAGTGTCTCTTTGGGCATGCGGACTCGACTGCAGGGATCGCGTCATGATGCCTCGCGTGAAGGCCTTTGACCAGGGCAAGCGGTGCACAAGGGCTTACCCCGGCCATTATGAACGCCGCAAATCGGAATAAGAACCAGCCTCTTTTAAAACAAGCAGAGTTGCGCCGATTCCCGCATGGGCGGTTGGAACAGATCGCTGCGCAGCCTTTTGCGCGATTTGGAAAAACCGAGTTTCGCCAAAGCGATCTCGAAACGCCGCCCGACCATCCAGGCATAGGGGCCAGTGCCGGTCATGCGTTTGCCAAATGTGGCGTCGTAGAGCTTGCCGCCGCGGACCGATTGCACGAGGGAGAGAACATGACGGGCTTTCGCAGGTGCATGTTCCATCAGCCATTCGCTGAACAGATCGCGCAATTCCAGCGGCAGGCGGAGCATGACATAGCCGGCCTCGCGGACCCCCAAGGCATGGACGCGCGTCAGGATTGTTTCGATCTCACTGTCGTTGAGGCCGGGAATGATGGGCGCGAGCAGCAGGCTCACCGGCACACCCGCTTCCGATAAGAGCCGCATGGCCTCGAGCCGCCGTTCCGGCGTGCTGGCGCGGGGCTCCATTTTGCGGGCGAGCCCGGCATCGAGTGTCGTCACGGAAATGGCGATCTTGACGAGCCCCTTTTGTGCCATGGGCGCAAGCAGATCGAGATCGCGCAACACGAGCGCGGATTTGGTGACGAGCGCAACCGGATGATTGGTGCGGGCGAGAACTTCGAGAATTTGACGCGTGACCCTCTGTTGCCGCTCGATGGGTTGATAGGGATCCGTATTGGTGCCGATGGCAATGGTTTTCGGACGGTAGGAAGGCGCGGCCAATTCGCGTTCGAGCGCTGCCGCGGCGCCCGCCTTGGCGAACAGCTTGGTTTCGAAATCGAGGCCAGGAGAAAGACCCTGATAGGCATGGGTCGGCCGTGCGAAACAATAGATGCAGCCATGTTCGCAACCCCGATAGGGATTGATCGAACGGTCGAAGCCGATATCCGGGGAATCATTATGCGTAATAAGGGTGCGGACTTTTTCCGGCGTGACGCTGGTGGCGAGAGGCGGCGGCTCTTCTTCATGCCAGCCGTCATGCTCACGCTGGCGGGCTTCCTGTTCGAAGCGTCCACCGCGATTGGACACAGCCCCACGGCCCCGTCTTTCAGAGGTAGGCAGGACGTCCTTGATCGCGACGCGATCGGATGGCACGCT contains:
- a CDS encoding acyl-homoserine-lactone synthase, which gives rise to MLRLVCGYERDENPELFTEMFRQRRIIFHDQKKWDVKVTSDNLEIDEFDRDDTVYLCVMGPSGELFGSVRLLSTITDHMATHVFHNMFPGLVIRSPTIWEITRFVVFDDQVIQPNGISRTACELILGICQFGLDHGVTQVTSIYESSLHRVWRRCGVNHIVLGRYLGARPSIFFGLQDIDRNLEKNIRLTTGLTTGTEVDVQAA
- a CDS encoding helix-turn-helix transcriptional regulator, encoding MCAAKNGSALLKPTTLRSPASWAANASTENVAITQLLDLEANLSERTLEEFAVFIQKYYELKNIFYICPSLPGRTITDPYILGTYSQEWIEHYRERNYVNLDPVINVGARSLLPIDWAKLPRSSPKIQKFFGEATDFGVGRQGLTIPVRGPTNGLWALFCMTTDDTQAEWQARHYELIRDMVHVAHFIQQRAFEMHHQDEGIDINTITKREIEALSWSAEGKTLEDISVLMRISQETVKAHLDSARYKLGALNRIHAVAKAIRAGLIR
- a CDS encoding ribonuclease HII, yielding MPKETLSNPSQPDFTFEKRLRKRGFTLIAGIDEVGRGPLAGPVTAAAVILDPKNLPQGLNDSKMLSAEQREALYDLILARALAVAIACVGPGEIDRINIRQATLTAMRRTLPALALAPHYVLVDGNDLPEDLGCPGETIIKGDARSLSIAAASIVAKVARDRLMQRLSALYPAYGFENHVGYATQAHLTAIEAYGPCPIHRLSFSPFTTK
- a CDS encoding PA0069 family radical SAM protein; its protein translation is MVEAGHLLKQNVVKTQLAPNWLSVPSDRVAIKDVLPTSERRGRGAVSNRGGRFEQEARQREHDGWHEEEPPPLATSVTPEKVRTLITHNDSPDIGFDRSINPYRGCEHGCIYCFARPTHAYQGLSPGLDFETKLFAKAGAAAALERELAAPSYRPKTIAIGTNTDPYQPIERQQRVTRQILEVLARTNHPVALVTKSALVLRDLDLLAPMAQKGLVKIAISVTTLDAGLARKMEPRASTPERRLEAMRLLSEAGVPVSLLLAPIIPGLNDSEIETILTRVHALGVREAGYVMLRLPLELRDLFSEWLMEHAPAKARHVLSLVQSVRGGKLYDATFGKRMTGTGPYAWMVGRRFEIALAKLGFSKSRKRLRSDLFQPPMRESAQLCLF